From one Agathobaculum sp. NTUH-O15-33 genomic stretch:
- a CDS encoding Gfo/Idh/MocA family protein — translation MSKATKLAVLGSGFIAYTDYYPAFVREDIRDLVEVTAICDPVSGRAAEHIEKFGFSAKAYTDYDAMLAEADMDLLIVLSPIPLHYQQVKKALLAGKNVYCQKTFTETAAEATELVALAKEKGLILCAAPGQMVLAENQEVKKLMEQGVLGKVCWARGFGGHPGHEKQELFGIDPSQYYKKGGGPMGDVAVYSITTLVNLLGPAKRVCGFSGIAEPDRFWNGKKLDVQMDDNTYLLIDFGESRFAAITGNFCTPQFRCGPLVEMFGTKGIARIGGWSKREVPLEYYTSQPVNGSTYGWYQPAEDIAAPSKPETVHTVQDVLHICACMETGEKPLNTADRAAHVIEIIEKGYEAAETGRTMELTTTFDF, via the coding sequence ATGAGCAAGGCAACTAAATTGGCGGTTTTGGGCAGCGGCTTCATTGCCTATACCGATTATTATCCGGCGTTTGTCCGCGAGGATATCCGCGATCTGGTGGAAGTGACCGCGATCTGCGATCCGGTGTCCGGTCGCGCGGCGGAGCACATTGAAAAGTTCGGTTTTTCGGCAAAGGCCTACACGGATTATGACGCAATGCTGGCCGAAGCCGATATGGATCTGCTGATCGTGTTATCGCCCATCCCGCTGCACTATCAGCAGGTGAAAAAGGCGCTGCTCGCGGGTAAGAACGTGTACTGTCAAAAAACCTTTACCGAGACCGCCGCGGAAGCGACCGAGCTGGTCGCGCTGGCAAAAGAAAAGGGCCTGATCCTGTGCGCCGCGCCGGGCCAGATGGTGCTCGCGGAAAATCAAGAGGTTAAAAAGCTGATGGAGCAAGGCGTGCTGGGCAAGGTGTGCTGGGCGCGCGGCTTCGGCGGTCATCCCGGGCATGAAAAGCAGGAGCTTTTCGGCATCGATCCCTCCCAGTATTACAAAAAGGGCGGCGGACCGATGGGCGACGTTGCGGTGTATTCCATCACCACGCTGGTCAATCTGCTCGGTCCCGCCAAGCGCGTGTGCGGTTTTTCCGGCATTGCCGAGCCCGACCGCTTCTGGAACGGCAAAAAGCTGGATGTGCAAATGGATGACAACACCTACCTGCTGATCGACTTTGGCGAAAGCCGCTTTGCGGCCATCACCGGTAATTTCTGCACGCCGCAGTTCCGCTGCGGGCCGCTGGTGGAAATGTTCGGCACCAAGGGCATTGCCCGCATCGGCGGTTGGAGCAAGCGGGAGGTGCCGCTTGAGTACTATACCAGCCAGCCGGTCAATGGCAGTACATACGGCTGGTATCAGCCCGCGGAGGATATCGCCGCGCCCAGCAAGCCTGAAACCGTGCACACCGTGCAGGATGTGCTGCATATCTGCGCATGTATGGAAACCGGAGAAAAGCCGCTCAACACGGCGGACCGCGCCGCTCACGTCATTGAGATCATCGAAAAAGGGTACGAAGCCGCGGAGACCGGCAGAACCATGGAGCTGACCACCACGTTTGATTTTTAA
- a CDS encoding ABC transporter permease subunit, which produces MTKQGTITRKRYASIQLLAGAAVAAVGVLLHGIGPKSIYDLPLYLIVIGVAVAVGALDMAVRKKRYADTVDLSRRHVMHLIGDNALIIALVALVVLIAVVQPKFLQLRVMRDILTQMSPRLVVALGGGLAILIGGCDLTTGRMVGLSAVVSSSLLQDRDYANLFFPNLPKLPLVVGIGVALLVCMLFGALCGALVAVFDVPAIIATLATQVIIYGSNSLYYGLNGSQPVGGLREDFAAIGQTRLFGEIPILIPIALGIMAIMWFILNYTEFGKNIYAVGGNRQAAVVSGINVRLTIFCLFLLASVLYGCAGIMEATRTAGATNVYGTNYEMDAIASCVVGGFSISGGGGKVSGVFIGVLIFNIISYGLNFIGLDPMWQQVIKGVIIATAVAMDMHKNVRQ; this is translated from the coding sequence ATGACCAAACAAGGAACCATCACCAGAAAACGATATGCGTCGATCCAGTTGCTTGCCGGCGCGGCCGTTGCGGCCGTGGGCGTGCTGCTGCATGGGATCGGTCCTAAAAGCATTTACGATCTGCCGCTTTACCTCATCGTGATCGGCGTGGCCGTCGCGGTCGGCGCGTTGGATATGGCGGTGCGCAAAAAACGGTATGCGGACACGGTCGATCTGTCCCGCCGCCATGTCATGCACTTGATTGGCGATAACGCGCTCATCATCGCGTTGGTCGCGCTGGTCGTGCTCATCGCGGTGGTACAGCCCAAGTTTTTGCAGCTTCGCGTCATGCGCGACATCCTCACGCAGATGTCGCCCCGGCTGGTGGTCGCGCTGGGCGGCGGTCTGGCGATCCTGATCGGCGGGTGCGATCTGACCACGGGGCGCATGGTCGGCCTGTCGGCGGTGGTCAGCTCGTCGCTGCTGCAGGACCGCGATTACGCCAATCTGTTTTTCCCAAATCTGCCGAAGCTGCCGCTCGTGGTCGGTATCGGCGTCGCGCTGTTGGTCTGCATGCTGTTCGGCGCGCTCTGCGGGGCGCTGGTCGCGGTGTTCGATGTGCCCGCCATCATTGCCACGCTGGCCACGCAGGTCATCATTTACGGCTCTAACTCGCTTTACTATGGCCTGAACGGCTCGCAGCCCGTCGGCGGTCTGCGGGAGGATTTCGCGGCGATCGGCCAGACGAGGCTGTTCGGCGAGATACCGATTTTGATCCCCATCGCGCTGGGCATCATGGCGATCATGTGGTTCATCCTCAATTACACCGAATTTGGCAAAAACATATACGCGGTCGGCGGCAACCGGCAGGCCGCCGTGGTTTCGGGCATCAACGTGCGGCTAACGATCTTTTGCCTGTTTCTGCTGGCCAGCGTGCTGTACGGCTGCGCCGGTATCATGGAAGCGACGCGGACGGCGGGCGCGACCAACGTTTACGGCACCAACTACGAAATGGACGCGATCGCCTCCTGCGTGGTCGGCGGCTTCTCCATTTCGGGCGGCGGTGGCAAGGTCAGCGGCGTGTTCATCGGCGTATTGATCTTCAACATCATTTCGTACGGCTTAAACTTCATTGGCCTCGATCCCATGTGGCAGCAAGTGATCAAAGGCGTGATCATCGCCACCGCGGTCGCTATGGATATGCACAAGAATGTGCGTCAATAA
- a CDS encoding Gfo/Idh/MocA family protein encodes MKTIKWGVIGSGWIAHMFAKTNQTIDNSEIIAIADVSLEIAKAYQKEFSVPRAYGSPEEMLQDPEIDAVYVATPHCFHKEGIKLALEHGKHVLCVKPITLCAAELEEVMALAKQKGLLLMEAMWTRFKPEFQDARQKLLEGALGDIVLMEGHCSFITPYQPQGRMFNRKLGGGALMDVGVYVTSLADFFAGGDPVRIDAQAHFGETGVDQTTSILYQYENGCTVYLNASIESEERQDWTIVGTKGKIFIDNIWYSTSYDIKMHGGEWETRSFGGSVSTQKEHHDFMIRAFNQCVRDGKTDSDVIPIETTCRVMRCMDTIRERIGLQYDVSTK; translated from the coding sequence ATGAAAACAATCAAGTGGGGCGTTATCGGTTCGGGCTGGATCGCGCATATGTTCGCCAAAACGAACCAAACGATCGATAACAGCGAGATCATTGCCATAGCGGATGTATCGCTGGAGATCGCAAAGGCGTATCAAAAGGAATTTTCCGTGCCGCGCGCCTACGGCTCGCCCGAGGAAATGCTGCAAGATCCGGAGATCGACGCGGTATATGTGGCAACGCCGCACTGCTTCCATAAGGAGGGGATCAAGCTGGCGCTGGAGCACGGCAAGCATGTGCTTTGCGTCAAGCCCATCACCTTATGCGCGGCGGAACTGGAAGAGGTCATGGCGCTGGCCAAACAAAAGGGACTGCTGCTGATGGAGGCCATGTGGACGCGGTTCAAACCGGAGTTTCAGGACGCCAGACAAAAGCTGTTGGAAGGCGCGCTGGGCGATATCGTGCTGATGGAGGGCCATTGCAGCTTTATCACGCCCTATCAGCCGCAGGGTCGCATGTTCAACCGCAAACTCGGCGGCGGAGCGCTGATGGATGTGGGCGTGTACGTCACGTCGCTCGCGGATTTCTTCGCGGGAGGCGATCCGGTGCGTATCGACGCGCAGGCGCATTTCGGCGAGACCGGCGTGGACCAGACCACCTCGATCTTGTACCAATACGAAAACGGCTGCACGGTCTATCTGAACGCCTCCATCGAATCCGAGGAGCGGCAGGATTGGACGATCGTCGGCACCAAGGGGAAAATCTTTATCGATAACATCTGGTACTCCACCTCGTACGATATTAAAATGCACGGCGGCGAATGGGAGACCCGGTCGTTCGGCGGCTCGGTGTCCACCCAGAAGGAGCACCACGATTTTATGATCCGCGCGTTTAACCAGTGCGTCCGCGACGGCAAGACCGACAGCGACGTGATCCCGATCGAAACGACATGTCGGGTCATGCGCTGCATGGATACAATACGGGAGCGGATTGGCCTGCAATACGATGTTTCAACAAAATAG
- a CDS encoding sugar ABC transporter ATP-binding protein has protein sequence MSEYVVELKNATKRFPGVVALKNMSLAVKPGEILGLIGENGAGKSTLIKVLTGVHQADEGHIYVNGQEMHFKDPNDSAAAGIACVYQELNIEPLLSITDNIFINKWLKKGGLLDYSAMHKKAKEVMESLGQDVDPTKAAGTFGMGVQQMIEIAKAVLIDAKMIIMDEPTSSLGEKEVDQLMKTCRELRERGIGIVFVSHKLEELFELCDRVTVMRDGEHIWTKKVTDTDNDDLITGMVGRSLENQFPKEFGEKGDCALKVEGLQEGGVLYDVGFEAYSGQILGFAGLVGAGRTETMRAIFGADPIDGGKVYIHGKETRIGSPRDAIRNKIAFLTEDRKGQGLVLAQTIRTNLIMANMKGFCNGPFLDEKRIEDSGEQHISSLRIKTPSIDEIVGQLSGGNQQKVVIGKWVNTDADIFIFDEPTRGIDVGAKVEVYNVMNSLVMAGKCVIMVSSEMPEILGMSDRVVVMRGGRVMATIDRDSKHFNQEDIMKAAWGGTLDD, from the coding sequence ATGAGTGAATACGTAGTAGAACTAAAAAACGCTACCAAACGATTTCCGGGCGTGGTGGCGCTGAAAAACATGAGTCTCGCGGTCAAGCCCGGAGAAATACTGGGGCTGATCGGAGAAAACGGCGCGGGCAAGTCGACGCTGATCAAGGTACTGACCGGCGTGCATCAGGCGGATGAAGGGCATATCTATGTCAACGGACAGGAAATGCACTTTAAGGATCCGAACGATTCTGCGGCTGCAGGCATCGCGTGTGTATATCAGGAACTGAATATTGAGCCGCTTTTGAGCATCACGGATAATATTTTTATCAACAAGTGGCTGAAAAAGGGCGGTCTGCTCGATTATTCCGCCATGCATAAAAAGGCCAAGGAGGTCATGGAATCCCTTGGTCAGGATGTCGACCCGACCAAGGCCGCGGGTACGTTCGGCATGGGCGTGCAGCAGATGATTGAGATCGCCAAGGCCGTGCTGATCGACGCGAAAATGATCATCATGGACGAGCCGACCTCTTCCCTTGGCGAAAAAGAAGTAGACCAGCTGATGAAAACGTGCCGCGAGCTCCGCGAGCGCGGAATCGGCATCGTATTTGTTTCGCACAAACTCGAAGAGCTGTTCGAGCTGTGCGACCGCGTAACGGTCATGCGCGACGGCGAGCATATCTGGACCAAAAAAGTGACCGATACCGACAACGACGACCTGATCACCGGCATGGTGGGCCGCAGTCTGGAGAACCAGTTCCCGAAGGAATTCGGCGAAAAGGGCGATTGCGCGCTCAAGGTAGAGGGCCTGCAGGAAGGCGGCGTGCTGTACGACGTCGGCTTCGAGGCTTACAGCGGCCAGATCTTGGGCTTTGCGGGTCTGGTAGGCGCCGGACGCACGGAGACGATGCGCGCGATTTTCGGCGCGGACCCGATCGACGGCGGCAAGGTATACATCCATGGCAAGGAAACGCGCATTGGCTCTCCGCGCGACGCGATCCGCAACAAGATCGCCTTCCTGACCGAGGACCGCAAGGGACAGGGCTTGGTGCTGGCGCAGACCATTCGCACCAACCTGATCATGGCAAATATGAAGGGCTTTTGTAATGGGCCGTTCTTGGATGAAAAGCGGATAGAAGATTCCGGCGAGCAGCACATCAGCTCGCTGCGCATCAAGACGCCGTCGATCGACGAGATCGTCGGCCAGCTGTCGGGCGGCAACCAGCAAAAGGTGGTCATCGGCAAGTGGGTCAACACGGACGCGGACATTTTCATTTTCGACGAGCCGACGCGCGGCATCGACGTCGGCGCAAAGGTCGAGGTCTACAACGTCATGAACAGCCTTGTCATGGCGGGTAAATGCGTGATCATGGTATCGTCGGAAATGCCCGAAATCCTCGGCATGAGCGACCGGGTGGTCGTTATGCGCGGAGGCCGGGTCATGGCGACGATCGATCGCGACAGCAAGCATTTCAACCAAGAGGATATCATGAAAGCTGCATGGGGAGGAACATTAGATGACTAA
- a CDS encoding LacI family DNA-binding transcriptional regulator — MKRTISDIARTCGVSRGTVDRVLHGRPHVLPETRAKVESVLRESGYSVGGTGREPVSSSIVTIAVLLPKWHDSYFARQTYAGINDAEHAINDSALRVLTYEMTSRSPDEYIALLDRLAGQGVNGIVLSAAQSSVIEMKIDELAARGIAVVTYDSDVPNSKRVCYIGQDLYRSGAIAAGLMARFMRPNDEVLIVTGRMDFETGKARVDGFVRYLQSQGFSPDCYTIAECYERFDATSATVCSALRERPRLKYIYMANESVSGCVDGVRKAQAGHPVRIICNDLTPAAKKYLQNGQIDFIIGQTFTQKAYKAVITLYNLLRRGMPPKKDKLYTDSFIISQELL; from the coding sequence GTGAAGCGGACAATCAGCGATATTGCGCGGACGTGCGGCGTTTCCCGCGGCACGGTGGACCGTGTTTTACACGGCAGGCCGCATGTGCTGCCCGAGACCCGGGCAAAGGTAGAGTCGGTATTGCGGGAAAGCGGCTATTCGGTCGGCGGAACCGGAAGGGAGCCCGTTTCGTCCTCAATCGTGACGATCGCGGTATTGCTGCCCAAGTGGCATGACAGCTACTTTGCGCGGCAGACCTACGCGGGCATCAACGACGCCGAGCACGCCATCAACGACAGCGCGCTGCGCGTACTGACGTACGAGATGACCTCGCGCTCGCCGGATGAGTATATCGCGCTGCTGGACCGGCTGGCCGGGCAGGGCGTGAACGGCATTGTGCTGAGCGCGGCGCAATCCTCGGTGATCGAGATGAAAATAGACGAGCTCGCGGCCCGCGGCATCGCGGTCGTCACCTATGATTCGGATGTGCCCAATTCCAAGCGCGTGTGCTATATCGGGCAGGACCTGTACCGATCGGGCGCGATCGCGGCCGGGCTGATGGCGCGCTTTATGCGGCCGAACGACGAGGTGCTCATCGTTACGGGGCGCATGGACTTTGAAACGGGCAAGGCCCGCGTCGACGGCTTTGTGCGTTACCTGCAATCGCAGGGCTTTTCGCCCGATTGCTACACCATCGCGGAGTGCTACGAGCGGTTTGATGCGACCAGCGCCACCGTATGCAGCGCGCTGAGGGAAAGGCCGCGCCTGAAGTACATTTATATGGCGAATGAAAGCGTTTCCGGCTGTGTCGATGGGGTGCGTAAGGCGCAGGCCGGGCATCCGGTGCGCATTATTTGCAACGATCTGACGCCGGCGGCGAAAAAATATCTGCAAAACGGGCAGATCGACTTTATCATCGGGCAAACCTTTACCCAAAAGGCGTACAAAGCCGTGATCACGCTATATAACCTGCTGCGCCGCGGTATGCCGCCGAAAAAGGACAAGCTTTATACGGACAGCTTCATCATTTCACAGGAGCTGCTGTAA
- a CDS encoding ABC transporter permease yields MTKTKKKSAGASQLGTLIALILLCIVLSIVTKGKFLNPSNLMNVLSQTSFNALLSIGMLLCLITAGIDLSVGANATFCACMAGMLVQRGSSNAVLMLVIAIASGTLIGWVNGMLLTRLHLPHPFVSTLGMKNFLWGLALLVTSSQMVSGFPAGVMWLGDARVFKSFGGGVPVSFLLVIVLYIIMHVFLTRSALGRSIYCVGGNPEAARLSGIHSANVLTFCYTLSGLCAALAGIVSIGRSSITNGVNAVQPFDTDAIAACIIGGASFMGGKGTMLGTIIGALIIGVLRNGFTLLAASSAIQNMVLGLVIIIAVFIDVTRERMEAKARRLAAK; encoded by the coding sequence ATGACTAAGACCAAAAAGAAGAGCGCCGGTGCGTCGCAGCTTGGCACACTGATCGCGCTGATACTGCTGTGTATCGTGCTTTCGATCGTAACCAAGGGCAAGTTTCTCAATCCAAGTAATTTAATGAACGTATTGAGCCAAACCTCGTTCAACGCCCTGCTGAGTATCGGCATGCTGCTGTGTCTGATCACGGCCGGCATCGACCTGTCGGTAGGCGCGAATGCAACGTTTTGCGCTTGTATGGCGGGCATGCTGGTACAGCGCGGTTCGAGCAACGCCGTACTGATGCTGGTGATCGCCATTGCCTCCGGCACGCTGATCGGCTGGGTCAACGGCATGCTGCTCACGCGCCTGCACCTGCCTCACCCGTTCGTATCCACCTTGGGCATGAAAAACTTCCTGTGGGGCCTCGCGCTGCTGGTAACCAGCTCGCAGATGGTATCCGGCTTCCCGGCCGGCGTTATGTGGCTGGGCGACGCGCGCGTGTTCAAGTCCTTCGGCGGCGGCGTGCCGGTCAGCTTCCTGCTGGTTATCGTTCTTTACATCATCATGCATGTGTTCCTGACGCGCTCGGCGCTGGGCCGCTCGATCTACTGCGTGGGCGGTAACCCGGAAGCCGCGCGGCTGTCCGGTATCCACTCGGCTAACGTACTTACCTTCTGCTATACCCTTTCCGGCCTGTGCGCGGCCCTCGCGGGCATCGTATCGATCGGCCGTTCGTCCATCACCAACGGCGTTAACGCCGTGCAGCCGTTTGATACCGACGCGATCGCGGCCTGCATCATCGGCGGCGCATCGTTCATGGGCGGCAAGGGCACCATGCTCGGCACCATCATCGGCGCGCTGATCATCGGCGTGCTGCGCAACGGCTTTACGCTGCTGGCCGCTTCCTCGGCCATCCAGAACATGGTGCTTGGCCTTGTTATTATCATCGCCGTCTTTATCGACGTCACGCGTGAGCGCATGGAGGCTAAGGCCCGCCGGCTCGCCGCTAAATAA
- the sigK gene encoding RNA polymerase sporulation sigma factor SigK, which yields MFWTALLALSGAFFFFVLRVQGADGSFPKPLSPEEEQDLLRRMNEEGDQDARTALIEHNLRLVAHIVKKYYSDKSEQDDLISIGTIGLIKAVGTFRPDKNIKLATYASKCIQNELLMHFRQKRKSAGELSLSDALDTDGEGNALALMDVICCEDENLCAVDDHDRYDAMYQALAHGLTPREREIIRLRYGLGLPAALPQREIAKQLGISRSYVSRIEKKALEKMKERLGQRSE from the coding sequence ATGTTTTGGACGGCCCTGCTCGCGCTTTCGGGCGCATTTTTCTTTTTTGTCCTGCGTGTGCAAGGCGCGGACGGTTCGTTTCCCAAACCGCTTTCGCCCGAAGAGGAACAAGACCTGCTCCGCCGCATGAACGAGGAGGGCGACCAAGACGCCCGCACCGCTCTGATCGAGCACAATCTGCGGCTGGTGGCCCATATTGTAAAGAAGTATTACTCCGACAAATCCGAGCAGGACGATCTGATCTCGATCGGCACGATCGGGCTGATCAAGGCGGTGGGCACCTTCCGGCCGGATAAAAACATTAAGCTGGCTACCTATGCCTCCAAATGCATCCAAAACGAACTGCTCATGCATTTTCGCCAAAAGCGCAAAAGCGCGGGCGAGCTTTCGCTCTCCGACGCGCTCGACACCGACGGCGAGGGCAACGCTCTTGCCCTGATGGACGTGATCTGCTGCGAGGACGAAAACCTTTGCGCCGTGGACGATCACGACCGGTACGACGCCATGTATCAAGCCCTTGCCCATGGCCTGACCCCGCGTGAACGCGAGATCATCCGCCTGCGCTACGGCCTCGGCCTTCCCGCCGCCCTCCCCCAGCGCGAGATCGCCAAACAGCTCGGCATCTCGCGGAGCTATGTATCGCGCATCGAGAAAAAAGCGCTGGAAAAAATGAAGGAGCGGCTCGGGCAGCGAAGCGAATAA
- a CDS encoding LacI family DNA-binding transcriptional regulator, producing the protein MKVTIEQIAKMCNVSRGTVDRVLHNRPYVHPQIRRNVLSALARTGYRSPSQIEKCTVRHTAGVILPGWPDRYFFRHSQRGIRTALAKTDKREFSLIIEQLAGRSVGEHAEAIDRLLAQGVEGVILNAPMENEITSRLNRAADKGVRIVTCMDELPQCPAAFYVGQDVARAGRVAGGLMAKYLRPGERVLAVSGDMQFYSHRKRVESFEERLGELIPPSQAVHEGRGIVTIVFCNEIFQETARTVHHQLRMDEHIRYIYMATQSVSGCIEGIRRAQLPYKITVICNDTTAAARRFLASGDVDFVIGQSVARTAAQAVESMYQMLCLGIEPRAQRCYTGLAIYTQQMLQRTGEQL; encoded by the coding sequence ATGAAGGTAACGATCGAGCAAATCGCGAAAATGTGCAACGTATCGCGCGGCACCGTGGACCGTGTGTTGCATAACCGGCCTTATGTGCATCCGCAAATCAGGCGGAATGTGCTGTCCGCGCTGGCGCGAACAGGCTATCGCTCCCCTTCACAGATTGAAAAATGCACGGTTCGCCATACGGCGGGAGTGATTCTTCCCGGCTGGCCGGACCGCTATTTTTTCCGTCATTCGCAGCGGGGCATCCGCACGGCGCTGGCCAAGACCGATAAAAGGGAGTTTTCCCTCATCATTGAGCAGCTTGCAGGGCGTTCGGTAGGCGAGCACGCGGAGGCGATCGACCGGCTGCTCGCGCAAGGGGTGGAGGGCGTCATCCTCAACGCGCCCATGGAAAACGAGATCACCTCCCGCCTGAACCGCGCGGCGGACAAGGGCGTGCGCATCGTGACCTGCATGGACGAGCTGCCGCAGTGTCCGGCGGCTTTTTATGTCGGGCAGGACGTCGCGCGCGCCGGCCGTGTGGCGGGGGGCCTGATGGCCAAGTACCTGCGCCCGGGCGAGCGCGTGCTGGCCGTATCGGGCGATATGCAGTTTTATTCGCACCGCAAGCGCGTGGAAAGCTTTGAAGAGCGGCTGGGCGAGCTTATTCCGCCTTCTCAGGCGGTTCATGAAGGGAGAGGTATCGTTACCATCGTATTTTGCAACGAGATATTTCAGGAAACGGCGCGCACCGTGCACCATCAACTGCGCATGGATGAGCATATCCGCTACATTTATATGGCCACGCAAAGCGTGTCCGGCTGCATAGAGGGCATTCGCCGCGCGCAGCTTCCCTATAAGATCACCGTGATTTGCAACGATACGACGGCTGCCGCGCGCCGGTTCCTCGCGTCGGGCGATGTGGACTTCGTGATCGGGCAGAGCGTGGCGCGGACGGCGGCGCAGGCCGTCGAAAGCATGTACCAAATGCTGTGCCTTGGCATTGAGCCGCGCGCGCAGCGGTGCTACACCGGACTGGCGATCTACACGCAGCAAATGCTGCAGCGCACGGGTGAACAGCTGTGA
- a CDS encoding LacI family DNA-binding transcriptional regulator, translating to MKNAAGVKKGKVTMKDIAKRLDISQNTVSLALRNIPTIKKETREEILRMADELGYVYNESGAQTGFAPAGGKVQTQQNICIFTDSSYFSTFYFYTELKTFLESRLNSLGYGLIVESMFNPRMTREQLGTFCQINSIKGIIILGDMAYEQIHLVFDLDIPVVTSGFYFCDRFTDCVMEDNLSAIHNAVYRLYERGYRKIGFLGNVSLGVGQRERYMGFQAALDALGLERRPEWVLTDCAADTETLFHDQKRYLQAHPALPEVFLCGCDQIAICVMEAAQDLGLRIPDDIGLVGFDNIDLTLNVQPRLTTLDPGNAAQADLIVSTLTDRIGGGKAPLRRQIVEVTWIEGGSIRPAQEK from the coding sequence GTGAAAAACGCAGCAGGAGTAAAAAAGGGAAAAGTGACGATGAAGGACATTGCAAAGCGTCTGGACATATCACAGAACACGGTTTCCCTAGCGCTGCGCAATATACCAACGATCAAAAAGGAGACCCGGGAAGAGATCCTTCGCATGGCGGACGAACTGGGTTATGTTTATAACGAAAGCGGCGCGCAAACAGGCTTTGCCCCGGCTGGCGGAAAAGTACAGACCCAGCAAAATATCTGTATCTTCACCGATTCCAGCTATTTTTCCACCTTTTATTTTTATACAGAGCTCAAGACTTTTTTGGAAAGCCGGCTAAACAGTCTGGGCTATGGACTGATCGTAGAAAGCATGTTCAATCCCCGTATGACCCGGGAGCAGCTTGGCACGTTCTGCCAGATCAATAGTATCAAGGGCATTATCATACTGGGGGACATGGCGTATGAACAGATTCATCTGGTGTTTGATCTGGACATTCCGGTTGTCACCAGCGGGTTTTATTTTTGCGACAGGTTCACAGATTGCGTGATGGAGGATAATCTGTCCGCCATCCACAACGCGGTGTACCGGCTGTACGAGCGCGGTTACCGCAAGATCGGCTTTCTGGGCAATGTCTCGCTGGGCGTTGGACAGCGGGAACGATACATGGGGTTTCAGGCCGCGCTCGACGCGCTGGGGCTGGAACGCCGTCCGGAATGGGTCTTGACCGACTGCGCCGCGGATACCGAAACGCTGTTTCATGATCAGAAGCGCTATTTGCAAGCCCACCCGGCGTTGCCGGAGGTGTTTTTGTGCGGCTGCGACCAGATCGCCATTTGCGTGATGGAAGCGGCGCAGGATCTGGGACTGCGTATCCCGGATGATATCGGTTTGGTCGGGTTCGACAATATCGACCTGACGCTGAACGTCCAGCCGCGGCTGACCACCCTCGACCCCGGCAACGCCGCGCAAGCCGATCTGATCGTCAGCACACTGACGGATCGTATCGGCGGCGGTAAGGCGCCGCTGCGGCGGCAGATCGTAGAGGTGACTTGGATAGAGGGCGGCTCGATTCGCCCGGCCCAAGAAAAGTAA
- a CDS encoding sugar ABC transporter substrate-binding protein: protein MKKRLFAMLLASAMLTGMLSGCGDKPAEPTADGDSAGTSDASTPAGDGNYSIDVILKTTASEYWQYVQAGALAYAKENPNVKVEVKGAPSETSYDEQLNMIQTDLSSDYDGYVIAPLQADMVANLVKGQTKPIVAVDTKIEAPEVLSFIGTGNESAGKLGGEAAAKLAKERGWEEIKCIEIAGVQGDTTNTDRMNGYKAGVEAAGGEFLDSEVQYADAVPDKAVAAMEGIISKFPEGVAIICANNDDMAMAAAKVAADNENYKNTVFLGFDGIQSACTAILEGRLTMSVAQQGYEMGYKSVEAVVNKLNGQEIEAFIDSGADIVNADNAQERKDTLQGYLDSVK, encoded by the coding sequence ATGAAAAAGAGACTATTTGCCATGTTGCTCGCTAGCGCGATGTTGACCGGCATGCTGTCCGGCTGCGGCGACAAGCCCGCCGAGCCCACGGCAGACGGCGATTCCGCCGGTACGTCCGACGCGTCCACGCCTGCCGGCGACGGCAACTACTCGATCGACGTGATCCTTAAGACCACGGCTTCCGAGTACTGGCAGTACGTACAGGCCGGCGCGCTGGCCTACGCCAAGGAGAACCCGAACGTAAAGGTAGAAGTCAAGGGCGCGCCGAGCGAGACCTCCTATGACGAGCAGCTGAACATGATCCAGACCGACCTTTCGAGCGATTACGACGGCTACGTCATCGCGCCGCTGCAGGCCGACATGGTCGCCAATCTGGTCAAGGGCCAGACCAAGCCGATCGTCGCGGTTGATACCAAGATCGAAGCACCCGAAGTACTTAGCTTCATCGGCACCGGCAACGAGTCCGCCGGCAAGCTGGGCGGCGAAGCCGCTGCCAAGCTCGCGAAGGAGCGCGGCTGGGAAGAGATCAAGTGCATCGAAATCGCCGGCGTACAGGGCGACACCACCAACACCGACCGTATGAACGGCTACAAGGCTGGCGTTGAAGCTGCCGGCGGCGAGTTCCTCGACAGCGAAGTACAGTACGCGGACGCCGTGCCGGACAAGGCCGTTGCCGCGATGGAAGGCATCATCTCCAAGTTCCCGGAAGGCGTTGCGATCATCTGCGCCAACAACGACGACATGGCGATGGCAGCCGCTAAGGTAGCCGCGGATAACGAAAACTACAAGAACACCGTGTTCCTTGGCTTTGACGGCATCCAGTCCGCCTGCACCGCCATCCTCGAAGGCCGCCTGACGATGTCTGTCGCGCAGCAGGGCTACGAGATGGGCTACAAGTCTGTTGAAGCAGTCGTCAACAAGCTCAATGGTCAGGAGATCGAAGCCTTCATCGACTCCGGCGCCGACATCGTAAACGCGGACAACGCACAGGAGCGCAAGGATACGCTGCAGGGCTATCTGGATTCGGTAAAATAA